One window of the Manihot esculenta cultivar AM560-2 chromosome 14, M.esculenta_v8, whole genome shotgun sequence genome contains the following:
- the LOC110600618 gene encoding uncharacterized protein LOC110600618: MFLGGLIALNIISSIAIGTFRYATKLKLRKDAVPCGICKQKGFIYANGVKAGSANIKWSPLYDPIAFNPCLCPTCDGNKLAVFYSLLPCNFCFTTDLGIAEIYLYAALFDMYCRVQLCLNCLGKGYTTGKM; encoded by the exons ATGTTCTTGGGTGGCCTGATCGCTCTCAATATCATTTCATCTATTGCTATTGGCACTTTTCGTTATGCCACCAAGCTCAAACTA AGAAAGGATGCAGTGCCTTGTGGGATTTGCAAGCAAAAGGGATTTATATATGCAAATGGTGTAAAGGCAGGCAGTGCTAATATAAAGTGGTCTCCTTTATACGATCCCATTGCTTTCAACCCTTGCCTTTGCCCTACTTGTGATGGGAACAAGTTGGCGGTTTTCTATTCCTTACTACCTTGTAATTTTTGTTTCACTACCGATTTGGGTATTGCCGAAATTTACTTGTATGCTGCTTTGTTTGATATGTATTGCAGGGTTCAGCTTTGCCTAAACTGCCTTGGGAAGGGATACACGACTGGTAAAATGTGA